From Candidatus Omnitrophota bacterium, one genomic window encodes:
- a CDS encoding transposase translates to MENACYHIVSRGNQKQFIFPHDDDLEKLLSIIRKYKLAFKVKIYSYCIMGNHYHILLDPPDIKALTKLMQGVNMSYTQYYNYKYNKCGHLWQGRYKSYIITKNSYMYNCVNYIEYNPVRANIVDKPESYKWSSYCGRNGLSQDLLLDQITL, encoded by the coding sequence ATGGAAAATGCATGTTACCATATCGTCTCAAGAGGAAATCAAAAACAATTTATTTTTCCCCATGACGACGATCTTGAAAAACTTTTATCTATTATAAGAAAATATAAACTCGCTTTCAAAGTCAAAATCTATTCTTATTGTATCATGGGAAATCATTACCACATACTGTTAGATCCTCCCGACATTAAGGCACTTACCAAGCTCATGCAAGGTGTAAATATGTCCTATACCCAGTACTATAACTATAAATACAACAAATGCGGTCATTTATGGCAGGGAAGGTATAAGAGCTATATTATTACTAAAAACTCGTATATGTATAACTGCGTTAACTATATAGAATACAATCCCGTTAGAGCAAATATTGTCGATAAACCCGAATCTTACAAATGGTCCAGTTATTGTGGCAGAAACGGCCTATCTCAGGACCTACTTCTTGACCAGATAACCCTTTAA